The Syngnathus acus chromosome 11, fSynAcu1.2, whole genome shotgun sequence genome includes the window TCCCGCAAGTCTTTTGTGAGCGCCCTGGCTGGTTACTTTACTGTCCTGTGTGTCGCTTAGGGAACACCACCAGCGTCCGAGTGATGATAGACGAACGCGGCTCGTGTCGAGGCTTCGGTTTTGTCAGCTTCGCCAGGCACGAGGACGCCCAGAAGGTAAACCGAAATGGGGGTTGCCAGAGGTGGCGGGATGTCAATTCATCTATTTGTTATGGTTGCCACGTTAGGCGGTGGATGAGATGAACGGGAAGGAGTTTCACGGCAGGATGATTTACGTCAGCCGCGCCCAAAAGAAAGTGGAGCGCCAGGCCGAGCTCAAGCGCATGTTTGAGCAGATGAAACAAGATCGCATCTCGCGCTACCAGGTCGGTTTGTAACAAACAAAACGCTTTCTTGAACATAAACATGGACACACAACATTGTGGAGTGACCAGATCAAATTTTGCCCTCCAGGGTGTCAACTTGTACGTGAAGAACCTCGACGACAGCATTGACGACGAGTCCCTGCGTAAAGAGTTTGCGCCCTTCGGAGCCATAACCAGCGTCAAGGTACCGACCGCCGCAGCCCTTTTTCACGCCTTGCCAGCCGCTGACTCGGCTGGAAATGTCCAGGTAATGACGCAGGGCGAGCGCAGCAAAGGCTTCGGCTTTGTCTGCTTCTCGTCTTCGGAGGAGGCCAGCAAAGCGGTGGCGGAGATGAACGGCCGCATCGTGGCCACCAAGCCGCTGTACGTGGCGCTGGCCCAGAGGAAGGAGGAGCGCCAGGCCTACCTGACCCGCCAGTACATCCAACGTATGACCAACACACGGCCCGTGCCCAACCAGGTCATCGGCCCTTACCAGGCCGGGCCGCCCCCGGCTTACTTCATAGCGCCCGTTCCTCAGGCGCAAAACCGCAACCCCGCTTACTTTCCGCCGGCCGCTCAGGTGGCCCAACTGTGTCCAAGCCCTCGCTGGGCCACAGCAGGTACCCGCTTACGACAAGCACAGTGGCTGCCTTGTGGTTCCTCAGAGTTCATGCTTTGCTCTGGTTCATATTACGCAGACTACCAGAACATGCCCGGCGCCGCCCGGACCTCGGCACCGAGCCCGCCCAATTTTCATTCTGCCGCCCACGGCGAATGTGCTGGTCGGTCCTCATTCATTCCTAAATCCTCCCAAAAGTACAACCTGCTTCTAAATAGATGTCCTTGCAGCCTCCCAGAGTCTGAGTCCCCGACCCGACTCCCCGCTGTCCCCCGTGTGCGTGGTTCCTCAGTACAAGTATGCCCAGGGAATCCGCAGCTCTTCCAACCACATGCAGCCTACGCAGGTAAATGACTTGAGACAAAATTGCTACGTCCATATAGAGTTAATTTCCTGCTTCTTTTTGCTTCCTCGGCCTTCTGGCTACACTCCGAAGCCTCTGACGGCCTCCGTTCTGGCTTCTGCTCCCCCACTGGAACAGAAGCAGATGCTGGGTAAGCCTGCATGATCAAGTCTGCAGATGGAAATCTACATTTAGGACATAACAGAAAATTCAGCACCCTGGAGTCACTGAGGAACATAAAATTTAATGAGCATTCTCTTTCCCTTCCAGGTGAGTGTTTGTTCCCACTCATCCAGAACATGCATCAAGACCTGGCAGGGAAGATCACCGGCATGTTGTTGGAGATCGACAACTCGGAACTCCTCCACATGCTGGAGTCCCCGGAATCACTCAGTTCAAAGGTGAGAAGCGCTTAAAACGCCTGGCCGACAACAAAATGAGCTCACAAATTGTTTGTTGTAGGTGGACGAGGCTGTGGCCGTCCTTCAGGCGCATCAGGCCAAGGAGTCGTCCCAGCAGGTTTACTGATGCTCCACAAATCCCACCCAAGGTAAAAAAGGCATTGTGTGGAATTATCACGTGTGGAAGGTGCTTTATATTTTCcacgttttgtgatttttctcATCAGTGAGGATGTCCTCAAGCTATAATGTACTGATGGCAGGAAGTGAAGGATCTGAGCAAAACACCcccaagcaaacaaaaaacagataagaggaaaaacaaaagtatcaaaatacaagtaaacaacatttaaaaaaaaaatgaatataagtaAACAAAAAGTAGGAGAATACcagcaaatgtaaaaaaacaaaagtcagaatacaacagaaaaaaaaatcatacaagtaaacaaaccATAAAATAGCAAATcaaatatgaagaaaaatgtcaatacattttattagctaaatgaaatgacaacattgaaatatttttctatgAAGGGGTTTTGAAGTGAGTCTTTTGTGccgttttatatatatttgtactCATTCGAAATGTTTGAGCTGTACCAAGAGCCACTTTGATTTGACTGCccgtatttttttctatttactTATTGAGTAAACATTCCCATGCTGTTTGtatccccttttttttttttttttttttttttttttaaattccttaGATTTGGTTTGCTcaaatggccaagtcaaataAACATCTCTCCCACAAACAAATTGACGCTTCCATTTTACCGTCAGTAAAAACCAACCCCCTGCTCCTAttggtagaaaaaaaaccatagaTACACATGCTGCTGTGTTTCAAGATTTTATTGCACATCTTTGGTTTTGGAGATGAAATCGTCCATATCACAAAGGTACGGAAACACGTGTGGAGTCCAAAAGGGAGTCAGTCCATGGCTGCAGATTCcctttttgactttttagtTGGTCAGGGCTTTGGCCTGCTCGGTCAGCTGCCTGAGGATGgcctccatctgctcctggaaCTTCTGCACCATGGGCTGCATCTGTGTCTGGATGTTGGTGGCCATGGGCTCGATCTGCTCCTGCATGCTGGCGGCCGCTGCCCTCATCTGCTCCTGGACCTGGGTCACCATGGGCTCAAACTGGTTCCTCTGCTGCTCCAGGAAAGCCCTGCGACACAAAAGCATATCATCAGCACCTCCCCAAAATTTGCGGCAGGTTGTTGAAGAATATTGTCTGAAggtgtgttttttaattttggggTGTGTACTCACTGGGCCTGGCTGCTCAACTCCTGAGTGTTGATCAGCTTGGTCAGCTCCTCGGTCATCTTGTTCTTGATCTCCTCGAATTTCTGGCTGATAACTTCCAGCTCAGTAGTAGTATCGGCGGCAAGGCTCCCTGTGGaaatgacagtttttttttttttttagcgacTGTAGAAAGATTGCGTCGTGAAAATATTGTCCTACCTTGAGCCAGTGCGATCACAACAAAGGCGGCGATGATGAGTTTCATGGTTGCAGTTTGGATGAGACCTGGAAAAGATTTTCAGGCGTCTTATTTTAACATGTGCTACTACAATTTGTAAAACAATCTTCATGTGCAGGATAGAACATACCTGAGGTACTGGAGGATTCGGACCGGATGATGGTGGCTCCTTGCCCGTTTGGAGCCTTTCTTATAGTCGGGGTAGCAGTGTGCGATCCTGATCGTGATTGGCTGAGATCTAGATATCGGAATGCAATTGGACAGGTTGCGGCGCTGACAAAACATTATTGTGACCCTTGCTGCTGGTAGCTCCACTTGGCTAAAGTGAACCCAAAGTCCAACTGCGTcggtgtgtttgcgtgtgttgCGCAGAGTTGTCTTATCATGTTGACCGAAGCAAACTTGATGACTTGTGAGTGAATGATGACGCAGAGGCCAGGACATTTGGTCCTACCACATAAGCTTCCTGGAAAACACAATATATCATTTCCTGCCTGGTGCCCTTAATCATAATTTTTGTTAATTGggcttttattatttatttatttatttattgtacttttaatatttatttaatgtttattatttattatttatattattcttTAAAATGTATCAGGGCTATCCCGACCATATTTTAAGGTATCGGTCTCGTAGAAACTGCTAATACCAGCCACCGAtactcaagtaaaaaaaataatcacaaattATCCATTCATTAGTTTCTTCAAAGTacagtaataataaaataaatattaaccTCCAATGTTTTAAATGGTCCTCCTCACCTTAAGCTTCATTATATAATGCGATATCGGTGACCGACTAGACGAGCATGTGGATGCAAACCTTCTACCTTTGCTTGCCAGGTGTCGTCTTTCTTTATCTTTATGGCTCCTTGTAAAAAACGTCATTAATTCTCAATCACACTCCTGCCAGGCCTCttgctatttcttttttattcaacGCCAGGAGCCCACGTGTGCTCGTAAATAAAACCCCTGGCGATAAATCCCTCTTTGTGTGCTGAAATTTCTTAATGAAAGACAGATGTTGGGAATTGTGGGAATgcggcatgttttttttttttttcttggggtggggggcttcTAACTGGCCGGTCAGAACAAAACTGTTCAACATGAAATGCTAACAATCAGCATCTCTGAGTGTTGATGTTGTCATGCAGTTAAACATTGATTATTTGCACGTTAGAAAATTATCAGGCATGCTTCTTTGGAAACCACTCATCGGTTGTGCCAACTTCAGACTGACAACAACAAGCGAACAAATTGTCCCTAAAAGGACAATAAGCTGTTTAGCTGTGGTTATTAACAAACACGATATACCACAGCTGCATcggttttacattttatgcaTGCTTTTGCGACTTTAAGAACTTTTCAGACCTTTTAGCACACCTACTCATGATTGACATTGCTCTTAAATTTCATCTCAAACTGTCATAGAGGGCTGAATTTCCAAAACATAGCCAAAATGGAGGACATAGTGGAAGAACCAAATATGAGCAATGACATCATCTCTATCGCAATGTGGATCTCCTTAAAACAAGGTTCCATCTTTCCTTCTCTGGCCTTCTACCAGACCACAGAAAGAATGAACATTTATATGAGACATGGGGGGGTAGGGGGGCCAGGTCCCATTTCCTCCTGTTTTTCCCATCAGGAAGTTAGTTGTCTTAAAGGGTGAACGCCATTATCTTCATCTTCTATTGTCACGTTGTGATAAAGCGtgataaatgaaaacatgggGCATTGTGTAGAGTTGCGGTGAAGGAGGCACATTTGCAGGCCAGACTGGAAGGAACAAGAGGGGGCTCAAATTTCTTGGCCTAATATTTCTGACTTTCCAGTGCTGCCTTCAAGTCATACACAAAAAATCGAATAACTCAATCTTTTAATGTGaattcaatgttttctttgctgGAAAATCccaaaatattatataaagtAATACACATAATGAATCTAATTTGAGACATTTAATTTTGTTGGGTGAAATTTGTAAGAAAAGAGTTCGTCGAAATTGTTTGGTTGCTGGAGCTTTAGGTTTTACGTGCTGTCCCTGAAGGCAACTTGACTGGCAGTCCAAACAGGCAGGCAGGATGCAGACCAGAACAACAGTCAAGTACAGTTCGGGTTTACGGGCGGACAAAACCCAGCTGAATTCACTTtaattctttcatttttttgagcCCATAGCCGACCGTCAGTTTGCTCGGTACCGATTGCATCCGGATCCGTTTCAACCATTGCAATTTGAAGGATGGAATCTCACACACTCCCGATCCATATCCGCCCTCAGCGGCTGCAACCGGGTATCGGCTTCGGTTCGGGGCCGACCGTCGGCGGGACGCTCCGATCTTCCTCCGCCTCGTTGTCTCTCCGGCCCGGGGTGACTGTGCCCATCCCTCCGTTGATGCCGTCACCACCGTCTCTGGCCGCTTGCTCGGGGcctccgccgccaccgccgccgctgcaGCTCCACAGCCTGTACGGGGGAGGCGGCGGAACCGGCCTGGGTTTCCCCGCCGCCGGTCACTCTAACCCGGGGAACCCGGCGGTGTTGAAGGAGGCGGTGGAGGCGGTGGTCCGCAGTTTTGCAAAACACACGCAGGGCTACGGTCGAGGTAAGCACTTTATATACCTTTATCACACTTTATGGATAATTTAACCTTTAGAGGGTGACATAATTGCAAAGATCCCCCCTCTCAAAAGTTTTCACACCAAGTAAAATGTAGGTTACTATGCAATATTTAGTTTACAAATCTCCCATATTGGATGAATATAAAGTTTAAACAAGCTGTATGAATAGCTGCATAACTTACTCTGTTACAGTCTGTTTTTAATTCAGCGATTCTTTTGCATACCACTAGAGGAAGTGTGTCCTATCATTTACAGTCTTTTAATGTAAACTAATGTAATACTCAACTTTTCCTTCTACTCCACTATGATTCTGAAATCAAATGCatccttttatttcattacatTTCCTCAGTCTTCATTAATTATTAGATATCAAAGTCAGACTAACTTAATTTTCGCTGTAGTAGGTCTTTTATCCTTGAAAAAGTGCCTTCATTCTCaataaaatgcacttttttagCTACATCCAAATTTTGCTCATTTCAAGTCCATTTTGAAGTCAGTGTAACATGTgttccaattcattaaaagaTTAACTACTAAATCTTAAGAAGGGATTACATTAAAGATCAATAAGCTGTTAGTTATTTAGCCCAAGACACAGTGCGTCAAACAGAAATTATGCTgttataattttattatttttcaatgtcgcacattatttttgtttaatgtgtttattttatgaggAGCTGCattgcaggtgtacctaatgaagcgtCCAGTGACTGTAAACAAACAGTGCTCAAACTACTgactaataataattataataacagGGATGTATGGATCATCATTACAGGCTTGAGAAAAGTCCTCTGGGCGACACCGTGATTTACAGAGCGAATCCTTCGATGTCATCCAGCCAAGTTCTCGATGCTGGATCCAAAAGGAAGCGGACCGCCCACGTTCGCGCCGCGTCGCCACTGCCACATTAGTCACTTTTGACAGCACTATCATATCATCTTGCTGGGCccatccaaaacatttttatgactgcgtttttttgctgacttttGCATACTTTTAAATAATCTGGAGATGCGCCTATTCCTGCGCCACACCCTCATGAAGGAACCAAGTGCAATATTTTGTTAGCATTTTGTgtcatgaagaagaaaaaaaagctcttcTAAAGTGAACTTGAGCCACCTGGTTTGTTGTCGTTGAGCGCAGTGAACGTGGTGGAGGCCTTGCAGGAGTTCTGGCAGATGAAGCTGAGCCGCGGCGCCGACTTACGCAACGGAGCGCTGGTGGTGTACGAGATGGTGGCGTCCAGCAGCCCGCCGTACGTCTGCTACGTGAGCCTCCCGGGGGGCAGCTGCTTCGGAAGCTTCCAAGTACGGAGCCTTGGCCTTTCAAAGAAAACGCTTGAATTCCTACCTcactattttattgatttcttttcacaGTTTTGTCCCACCAAGGCCGAAGCCCGACGTAGCGCCGCGAAGATCGCCCTGATGAACTCCGTTTTCAACGAACACCCGTCACGACGCATCACCAACGACTTCATCGAAAAGAGCGTCAGCGAGGCCTTGGCATCTTTCAATGCAAGTCTAACTTTACTTCACCCTGTATCAAATTCAGCTGTTTTGTACATCCTAATAATGGGGCGTCTCTCACAGGGAAATCGGGAGGAAGCCGACAACCCCAATACGGGAATCGGGGCGTTCCGCTTCATGCTGGAATCCAACAAAGGCAAATCAATGCTGGAATTTCAGGTACAGAGACTTAAACAGTTGTATCAAGAACCTTGCAAAATTGCACCTAATAAAAGACAACTGCGTGTGTGTTCATCGTTCAGGAGTTGATGACCGTCTTTCAGCTCCTCCACTGGAACGGAAGCCTGAAAGCCATGAGGGAACGCCAATGTTCCCGTCAGGTAGTGATTTTCGTGCTTGCAGCTTTTTCCCACACATCGCTTCTCACATGACACACCTCCAGCTAGCTTGAAAAATTGCAGAAAATGTACCCACAACACAAACTATTTCACCACAATTTCACAGTTTGGTAAGCGCTAATCGAGTTTTTGTCCATCTCGCAGGAAGTGCTAGCTCACTACTCGCACCGGGCGCTGGACGACGACATGCGTACGCAAATGGCGGCCGACTGGGTGAACCGCGAGCAAAGCGTGGCGGGCACCGTCTCCAGGGAGCTGGCGGCCACCGAGCGCGAGTTGGAGGAGGCGCGGCTAGCCGGCCGCGAGCTGCGCTTCTACAAGGAGAAGAAGGACATCCTGATGTTAGCCGTGGGTCAGCTGAACGCCGCCAACGCCGCCACGCTTCCCTCGCACTAAACCAACCCTCAGGTAACACTACCTGAGGATTATTCCGAAAGCACATCCAGCCACAAACAAGCTCTTGTCTTGTTACTTTTTGGTGCCTAACAACGTTTACCTTTTTGTCAAATTGGCCAACCAGCTGGCTggagctgacgtgtcttgtcTAAAATAGCTGCAAGTTCACTAAGCCTTTTATTATGACTGAAACAGTACACAGAGGAGGCTTGGCAGTATTATGCATGGAAATGACATTGTTGTGATtcttttgtattatttcagtCGCTCTGAAGGCAGCTCAGGTGTAGCAGTGTGTTTCGGAATCCCATCGCGGTATTGCGGTACAACTAGGACCTTATTATGTTTATGCTACAAATGTGACATAATACATTTCCCCGCTAATTTGAGCCTTATATCGTCTGCgtgtcaaaaacaacaaaataatttaattcgGCAGCCTCAGTAAGTCGACACGACGAAATAATTGGTAGCATGAGCGCTCAAGTCGTTTCCCTCTTGTGGTGCACAACATTAGATTAGGAAGGATTTAATTATCCTTACAACCACTCGGAGGTATGTTTAATCCCTACAGTGATTTTAGTTTGTGCAGAAAGGGTGAAAATGGCGAACAATAGACCATTCACATGATGCGATGCTCACTCTTGAGAACACTGCTCCCATATTTATGCCCGGCCTTGCCTTTCACTTTATGATGATTGTATTGTCTCATATAAAATACAGTTTGTCTATGTAAGAAGGAGATATGTTACTTAAACCATTTCTAtcacatttcttttaatgcagcTTTTGTTCTTGTATTAAATGCGGGATATGAGAAGTCCAGACGCCCCTGGTGGGTCATGGCTTGTGCTGTGATGAGACCACAAAAATGTCAGGAGACCGTCTAACCTTTATTTAGTATTATCTGAGCACGCGCAGAAGTTTGAATGTGAATGGTTCATTCTGAAAGCAGCCACATCccaagagggtgtgcacacttatgcaGTCACAATGTCTGTATTCTTCCCCTTCTCACAAAAGGTACACATTTATAGTAGGAAAATTTGCAAAATTATTTACCTGACTATTTTTTACATATCTCAAAGGCGTGTTGACTTTTCTATATCCGCTGTATTTTTTGCCTTTGGTGCATGGTGTTTCTAATATGTTTTAACCGAACAGTATTGGTTTCTCAAGGAGTTCACAAAGTCATCGTTGTGTGTATTTTCTATGCGAATTTTTGTATTCACTGTTTATACATTTAGTagatttatatataataaaacgCAAGAGGATACATGTTTACACGtgggatgtttttatttctttcaaatataatataatgttaAATTCTGTGCAGCTGACCTTTTTTGCTATGCGCACACTTGTCATGTTTTAATCTTGGGCTATTTTCCGTTGTTATTAAAGAGATAATGCTGCaaattaatacaaaaaaaccTCAATGAAATTTCATTACATTCGAAATGGCCAACATGGAGCCCAAACGGTCCAAAAAACACTACATATAATTAATTGTGTCGCAATTTTGTAGAAATATTCATTTATGACCGTTTGGagagaaaatacttttttattttttacatttttaaatgacgtGTTAACTTCCGCATACGTATCCGGAAAAGGCGGGGCTATCTTCAAGCGGTTCCCCACTGCGTTGTTCATTCAACATGGCAGCGGGACCAATTTCCGAAAGAAATCAAGGTAATTCAATCAAGCCTTTGCAAGCTATTTGCAATAAAGGGTATTTTTACTATATGTGGCTTTTTGCAGCTGCTTTACGTCCATTGAGATGCTCTCCTCCGTTCGTTTCCATTGCGGTGCTATTGTAGCTAGCAAGCATGTGCTGTACTGTCGTCGTAACTCCACATTTAGCTAATTCTTAAATTTTATCCGATGTGGTGTCTGATAAAACTTTACATGCTGTTAATTATATTAGTTTGTAATATTCTTTGAGGCATCTTTTGGGGGTAAGTAAGTAAGATACGTGCTAACGGATGCGGTTAGCCTAGCGGGCTAGTTAGCTAACAGAGGGTCCCTGGGAATGAAGTACGGCAAGAGAAAAAGCTCAATTCAGTCTCTTTATTGTGCAAAAACGTCTTGTTTATAAAAACTAAATTTTAATTTGCGCAAGTTAGGTTGGCAGCTTATTTAATTTATGTAGGTTCTTCTGACTTAGTTATGTGTTTACTTAATGCTTCTACCTTTTATGCAGTGGGTACGTACACCGACGTTATATTCaatgaaattgtatttttctgaATTTTACAGATGCCACAGTGTATGTGGGCGGGCTGGATGAGAAAGTATCCGAGCCATTATTATGGGAGCTTTTCCTGCAAGCTGGCCCTGTtgtcaacacacacatgccaaaagacagggtgacagGCCAACACCAAGGTATGCACAAAtattggaaagaaaatgcgTGGATGCAACTAGTAATGACTGAGAACCTTGCATGAGTTGATTATCTCCTTCGTTTTAGGATATGGCTTTGTGGAGTTCCTGAGCGAAGAAGATGCAGATTACGCCATCAAAATCATGAACATGATCAAACTTTATGGCAAGCCCATCCGCGTCAACAAGGCATCGGCACACAACAAGAATCTGGACGTGGGCGCCAACATCTTCATCGGCAACCTGGACTCGGAAATCGACGAGAAGCTGCTCTACGACACCTTCAGCGCCTTCGGGGTGATCCTGCAGACACCCAAGATCATGCGTGACCCTGACACGGGCAACTCCAAGGGCTACGCCTTCATCAACTTTGCCAGTTTCGACGCGTCCGATGCCGCCATCGAGGCCATGAATGGCCAGTACCTGTGCAACCGGCCCATCACCGTCTCCTACGCCTTCAAGAAGGACTCCAAGGGTGAGCGACACGGGTCAGCCGCTGAGCGGCTGCTGGCCGCCCAGAACCCGCTTTCGCAGGCCGACCGGCCCCACCAGCTGTTCGCCGACGCGCCGCCTCCGCAGGCCATTCCGCCGCCCGTGTTGACCACATTGGGACACGCGGCCATGGGCATGCCGGGCGGGATGCCGCCTCCTGGCGTCTTTCCCCCAATGCCGCCGCCGGGCGCCATGTCGGGCATGCCGCACGGTATGGCGATGCATCACAGTCATCAGGCGCAGGTGGGCGGCCACCCTCCCGGACCGCCGCCCTTCCCGCACGGCTCCATGCATGGAGGTAAAGTCACCCTGAATTTCTTTTACATTTGATTCATATTTAAATTAGTTCTGAATAATCATTTGAAGTGGACTTTTCTCCTTTAACAGCAgttttttgtccatttgcaTCCCTCAGGTCTGCCTCAGATGCCCATGCCCCCTCCAGCGCCTCCCGGCATGGTGCCCCCGCCTCCCGCTCCCCCAGGCTCCAGTCAAGCCCGTGCGCCGCTCCCTCCTGGCATGCCCCCGCCGCCCCCCATGGGCATGCCTTCCCGAGCTCCCTACGGACCTCCCATGGGTACGTCCAAAAACTGCCCCTTCTTCACTGCCATCATGTTTTTTCACACGTTGGCTTCCCTTCTGTCTCAGGTCACCCTATGCCGCCCGGTATGAGAGGacctccgcctcctcccatGCCCCCACCGGGCTACGGCGCTGCCCCGCCTCGCCCTCCTCCCTTTGGGTTCCAGAGAGCACCACCGATGCCACCCAGGCCGCCAGTCCCACCACCTCGGGTTCCCATAAGGCCACCCATGCCAACATAATACTTCACAAATTGTTTCTTTCATCTACTTTCATTTCTCTCATTTtgttaaagaaaaagaatcaagTGCAGTTTGTAAggtttgattgttttaataGCTTTGTATTTTAGGTGGGTCACTGTACAGATGAAGACCCTTCTCGAATAAAACCTTTAGTACTATTCATGTGTAATGCCACTTTATTTCAGACCGCGACCAATACGAGCCCTTGACTCTTGAGTACCCACCGATACCAAGTAAAACTCAAACAACTCtgatttagaattttttttgcaattaacAAAAGTGCAGATTCAAACAGGCAAAAGTACACATACACTTAACAGTGGACTGTAACCATGTGAATTGATGGACTGATGTGTTGAAATGCTTTGTCGCCCCCTCGTGGTGAATATCTGAAGCACATTCTTAAACCATTGTAACTTCATAGCCGATGGAGTACCGTAAACTAGTACGGTTGTACTGCACACGTTCTTCTCAGCTGCGGGGCAAAAATACACGTACACGTAAGGTACCGAACTGCATAATAATGAATTGATAGTGGACGGATAATTTGAAGTGCGCAGCCGCCCTCTCGTGGTGAATATCAGCAACACATGTTTAAACTATTATAAATCTAGCCGATGGAGTACCGCttgtacttttatttatatttttactgtatattattTAAAGAATAGTTTTGACTCATGCTTGAAGTAAGAGTAGCATACAAAACCATAAATTGAAATGTGAGTAGAAAGTcgctggggagaaaaaaaaagtcaaaacagaTACCGGGAAAATATAGTCAAGTCGTGTCGTGCAACaatatgtgtgtattttttaggagggagggagggggcgggggtaCTTCACAATGACTGCGTGTAGGCGTGGGCTcctctcatcatcatcatcatcatcaccaccaccacagcagaagcctcctccttcttcctcctcctcatcatcagcAGCACCACCACATCATCCTCTGAAGCCCGAGAGGCGCGGTGAGTACTTAGCGGAAAAAACGTCACGTTTTCACGTATTTACTCGGTTTTTGGACCTTGCTGCAACAGACGCAATGGGCGCAACAATTaacgcgtttttttttttttttttgtgaacgtGTGTTTGGGAGTGGGGGGTGTACTGCGGGTCGTGACAAGCTTTCCAGTTGGGCGGATTTCCATTGATTCCACGCAATAAATCAGCTAATTGGCCTtctgacgtttttttttttttcgctccCCGATTTGAGTGGCGTTGTGGTTGCCGTTTCTCTGTGCAACAGAGGCCTTCCCTTCTTTCCTTTCCTCCCCGCCTCCCTTGCTCTCCTCCCCATTATGA containing:
- the sf3b4 gene encoding splicing factor 3B subunit 4, giving the protein MAAGPISERNQDATVYVGGLDEKVSEPLLWELFLQAGPVVNTHMPKDRVTGQHQGYGFVEFLSEEDADYAIKIMNMIKLYGKPIRVNKASAHNKNLDVGANIFIGNLDSEIDEKLLYDTFSAFGVILQTPKIMRDPDTGNSKGYAFINFASFDASDAAIEAMNGQYLCNRPITVSYAFKKDSKGERHGSAAERLLAAQNPLSQADRPHQLFADAPPPQAIPPPVLTTLGHAAMGMPGGMPPPGVFPPMPPPGAMSGMPHGMAMHHSHQAQVGGHPPGPPPFPHGSMHGGLPQMPMPPPAPPGMVPPPPAPPGSSQARAPLPPGMPPPPPMGMPSRAPYGPPMGHPMPPGMRGPPPPPMPPPGYGAAPPRPPPFGFQRAPPMPPRPPVPPPRVPIRPPMPT
- the LOC119130079 gene encoding type-4 ice-structuring protein LS-12-like is translated as MKLIIAAFVVIALAQGSLAADTTTELEVISQKFEEIKNKMTEELTKLINTQELSSQAQAFLEQQRNQFEPMVTQVQEQMRAAAASMQEQIEPMATNIQTQMQPMVQKFQEQMEAILRQLTEQAKALTN
- the LOC119130070 gene encoding polyadenylate-binding protein 1-like — translated: MAALYVGDLHADVTEAILYERLSRVGIILSIRVCRDMMTGRSLGYACVNFQQLADAEHALDTMNFELIKGQPMRIMWWQRDPSLRKSGVGNIFIKNLDRSIDNNVLYDIFSFFGNILSGKVVCDENGSKGYGFVHFETQEAAERAIVEMNGKIIKDRKIFVGHFKSRKEREPELAVRAKEFTNVYVKNFGDDVDDNMLRDIFRTYGNTTSVRVMIDERGSCRGFGFVSFARHEDAQKAVDEMNGKEFHGRMIYVSRAQKKVERQAELKRMFEQMKQDRISRYQGVNLYVKNLDDSIDDESLRKEFAPFGAITSVKVMTQGERSKGFGFVCFSSSEEASKAVAEMNGRIVATKPLYVALAQRKEERQAYLTRQYIQRMTNTRPVPNQVIGPYQAGPPPAYFIAPVPQAQNRNPAYFPPAAQVAQLCPSPRWATADYQNMPGAARTSAPSPPNFHSAAHGECAASQSLSPRPDSPLSPVCVVPQYKYAQGIRSSSNHMQPTQVNDLRQNCYVHIELISCFFLLPRPSGYTPKPLTASVLASAPPLEQKQMLGECLFPLIQNMHQDLAGKITGMLLEIDNSELLHMLESPESLSSKVDEAVAVLQAHQAKESSQQVY
- the lix1l gene encoding LIX1-like protein; the encoded protein is MESHTLPIHIRPQRLQPGIGFGSGPTVGGTLRSSSASLSLRPGVTVPIPPLMPSPPSLAACSGPPPPPPPLQLHSLYGGGGGTGLGFPAAGHSNPGNPAVLKEAVEAVVRSFAKHTQGYGRVNVVEALQEFWQMKLSRGADLRNGALVVYEMVASSSPPYVCYVSLPGGSCFGSFQFCPTKAEARRSAAKIALMNSVFNEHPSRRITNDFIEKSVSEALASFNGNREEADNPNTGIGAFRFMLESNKGKSMLEFQELMTVFQLLHWNGSLKAMRERQCSRQEVLAHYSHRALDDDMRTQMAADWVNREQSVAGTVSRELAATERELEEARLAGRELRFYKEKKDILMLAVGQLNAANAATLPSH